In Lathamus discolor isolate bLatDis1 chromosome 1, bLatDis1.hap1, whole genome shotgun sequence, the following are encoded in one genomic region:
- the LOC136004396 gene encoding multiple epidermal growth factor-like domains protein 9: protein MRAWTPPLLWSLTTACLTGIALGQTATTEVPIASTPEPPVATTSTASAPTSVTATLPAGVASTTAALIASTAAPSAAPSTNPPAQAVPTTMDVTILTSGSTGISQVQTGPMAASTSASLPGMTTSGVPSAAPSLTTAKPSNCSMVNVTACARCSPGTVPSAGTLSCSCCAGGSCTDPSACTPCPRGHYQPQSGQPSCLPCPQGHYTNLTRSTACVPCPPGHFANETGAAACRACDKGYFSSKQNAAFCLPCLPGSFCNTTSCPACLPCPAGQEALQEASEQCVPCLPGMFRGPRDTKCQVCRTGEYQLQQGQERCDLCPENHFCPSPDVNPVKCPPDAFCPPGSAEPTYCMEVFLYKAGDSCQLTPLTVVLLAICSAGAILAVFLIILRRTPEHSKKLLKSLLLPKGSGQHTTYGGTEHTEPVYAGW, encoded by the exons ATGCGTGCCTGGACCCCTCCTCTGCTTTGGAGCTTAACCACGGCGTGTTTAACAG gtATTGCTTTAGGCCAGACAGCCACCACTGAGGTCCCCATTGCGTCAACCCCAGAACCTCCCGTCGCAAccaccagcacagcctctgcccCCACAAGTGTCACTGCCACGCTTCCAGCTGGGGTGGCATCAACCACTGCAGCCCTCATTGCGTCCACAGCAGCACCGTCTGCTGCTCCAAGCACAAACCCTCCTGCTCAGGCTGTGCCCACCACCATGGATGTGACCATCCTCACATCCGGCAGCACTGGCATCTCCCAGGTGCAAACAGGACCGATGGCTGCATCCACCAGCGCATCCCTCCCAGGCATGACCACATCTGGGGTCCCAtcagcagctccatccctcACCACCGCCAAGCCCTCCAACTGCAGCATGGTGAACGTGACAGCCTGTGCCCGCTGCTCCCCAGGGACAGTTCCCAGTGCAG GCACCTTGAGCTGCTCGTGCTGTGCCGGGGGCTCGTGCACAGACCCCAGTGCCTGCACCCCCTGCCCTCGGGGTCACTACCAGCCCCAGAGTGGGCAACCATCGTGCCTGCCTTGTCCGCAGGGGCATTACACCAA CCTCACGAGGAGCACCGCCTGCGTCCCCTGCCCGCCCGGCCACTTCGCTAATGAGACCGGGGCCgcagcctgcagagcctgtgACAAAG gCTATTTTAGCTCCAAGCAGAATGCAGCTTTCTGTCTGCCTTGCCTGCCTGGATCATTCTGCAA caccaccagctgCCCCGCGTGTCTGCCTTGTCCTGCGGGGCAAGAGGCTCTTCAGGAGGCGTCAGAGCAGTGCGTGCCCTGCCTGCCAG GCATGTTCAGAGGTCCCAGGGACACCAAATGCCAGGTCTGCAGGACAGGAGAGTACCAactgcagcagggccaggagcgCTGTGACCTGTGCCCAGAGAACCACTTCTGCCCC AGCCCTGATGTGAACCCAGTCAAGTGCCCTCCTGATGCCTTCTGCCCCCCGGGCAGCGCTGAGCCCACGTACTGCATGGAGGTCTTCCTCTACAAGGCAGGGGACTCCTGCCAGCTCACCCCCCTCACAGTGGTGCTCCTGGCCATCTGCTCCGCAG GTGCCATCCTTGCTGTGTTTCTAATTATTCTGAGAAGAACACCGGAACATAGCAAGAAATTGCTGAAGTCTCTATTGCTGCCCAAAGGCTCAGGACAACACACAACTTACGGGGGCACTGAGCACACAGAGCCAGTCTATGCTGGCTGGTAG